From Caldisericia bacterium:
TTAAAATGGTTGATGAGGAGATGGCATGTATTATCCCTGCAAAGGTTATAGCAATGACAATAATTGACCTTCTCTACGATAAAGCATTGGCAAGAAAGATAATAGAAAATTATAAACCTCTCCTCACAAAGGAAGATTACCTTTCCTTTATGAACAAACTTGAAAGAGAGACTTCCTCTTCAGAGATTTATTTTAAAAGTGATGGATAAAAGAGTTTCTTTCCTTTTTTCCTCTTTATCTCATCCCAATTGGTTAGTATCTTAACTGCAAGGTTTGCAACCTCTATTGCCCTCTCCTCTCCAACATAGGCAAACTCATTTGTAACTCTGTTTGCTATAACCACACATACTGCACCTGCCCTCAACTTGTATATGGAAGACAAGACAAAGAGTGTTGATGCCTCCATCTCAAAGTTCGTGACATTTGCCGCCTTCATATCTTGATATATATCTTTGGCAAAGGATGGAATGTATCCATTCATTCCCGGTCTCCCCTGTCCAACATAGAATGAATCTGTGGATGCTGTAATTCCTATGTGGTATCTAAATCCAAGTTCCTCTGCTGCCTGAATTAGAGCGAGGGTTACTTCGTATGAGGCAAAGGCTGGATACTCCCCTCTAACATACTGATGTGTTGTTCCCTCAAGTCTTACCGCAGCTTGATCAATTATTATATCTCCAAGTTCAATTCCCTCCTGAATCGCACCTGTTGTTCCAACCCTTATAAAGGTATGGGCACCAATCCTTGCAGCTTCCTCTATTGCTATGGCAAGGGATGGTCCTCCAATTCCAGTGGATAATGCAGATATGGGAACACCCCTGTATTTTCCTGTGGCAGATTTATACTCTCTATGAAAGGCAAGAATTTTTCCCTCATCCCATGTCTTTAGAATTCTATCAACCCTTCCGGGATCTCCCGGTGTTAAAACATATGGAGCTAAATCCCCCGGTTTTAAATCAATGTGATACTGCTTCCCCTCACCTGTTTCAGGTCTCTCCGCTGATTTGAATTTCTCACTCATTATAAACCTCCTTACTTCTTCTCCTTCTGTTTTGGTGTAATTGGAAGAGGAATGTATTGAACAGATGGTCTTCCCATGCCAGATTGTGGATAAAGACTCATTAAAGCATAAACCTCATGTGGCATATCTGTGCTCACCTTAAGCCCCATCTCCTTTACCTTTTCAAAACTCAATGGATAATCGTGAGTCCATTTTCCCGACACAAGCTCATCCACTATCCTCTCTGCTTGCTCCTTGGTGAAAATTCCCTCCTCAACTTTATCAGAGAGAAGCTCAAGGACAAACTCCTTTACCTGCCTCATTGCCTTCTCTGAGACATCTGCAAGGATTAATGTTTCATCATTAACTTTGTTTATATCCTTCTTCTTAACAACATTAAGAATGGAAACGGCAGGATATGTTCCAATCTGTGGGTCAATTGGTCCAAGAACTGCATTTTTGTCCATAACAATCTCATCAGCGGCAAGTGCAATAAGTGTTCCACCACTCATTGCATAGTGGGGAATAAAAACTGTAACTTTCCCCTTCCTCTTTACAAGAGACCTTGCAATCTGCTCTGCTGCAAGGACAAGTCCTCCTGGTGTGTGAAGGATAAGATCAATGGGAACATCATCAGGTGTCATTCTTATTGCTCTCAATATCTCTTCAGAGTCATCTATATCTATCATCTTTCTAAAGGGAATTCCAAAGAAGGAGAGGGACTCCTGTCTGTGAATTAAAGTTATAACCCTTGACTTCCTCTTGTTCTGGAATCTTGCAATGAGTTTTATTCTCTGAAC
This genomic window contains:
- the udp gene encoding uridine phosphorylase, with amino-acid sequence MSEKFKSAERPETGEGKQYHIDLKPGDLAPYVLTPGDPGRVDRILKTWDEGKILAFHREYKSATGKYRGVPISALSTGIGGPSLAIAIEEAARIGAHTFIRVGTTGAIQEGIELGDIIIDQAAVRLEGTTHQYVRGEYPAFASYEVTLALIQAAEELGFRYHIGITASTDSFYVGQGRPGMNGYIPSFAKDIYQDMKAANVTNFEMEASTLFVLSSIYKLRAGAVCVVIANRVTNEFAYVGEERAIEVANLAVKILTNWDEIKRKKGKKLFYPSLLK